The Pogoniulus pusillus isolate bPogPus1 chromosome 30, bPogPus1.pri, whole genome shotgun sequence genomic interval GGTCTAAGCCATTTAGATTCTCTTGCACGATGCTGTTTTTCTAAGAGACTGTTCCATATTTGACAGAATATGGCAGAAAAATTTCTCGATGGTGAAATACCACTGGATTCCTTCATCGACGAGTACCAGAGCAAGCGCAAACTGGCTCACCTGCGCCGCGTGAAAATCGAGAAGCTGCAAGAAATGGTGCTGAAGGGACAGAGACTTCCGCAGGCTCAGCCGCAGGCTCAGCCGAGAGCGCCTGAGACAACACCAGCACCTCAAGATTCCTACCCTTCGGATGCAAACACTCCTTCAGTGGTGCCCCGACGAATAccaccccctccacctccctcagTCCCAGCAGGACGCTTTCCTACTCCCTTTACTGCAGCCATGAGTTCAGGACCAGCTGTTTCTTATCCAGGTGCTCCGTATCCTCCTCTCCCACCCCGGCCGGGAGTTCAGCCTGCGAGTCAAATGCCACAGCCAGGATACCCATCTCAGTTTGTACCACAGTATCCTCCAGCTCTCCCCCAAAGACCACCTCGCCTTCCACCACATCCTGGCTTTATCCTCCAGTGAATATTTTGGTGCGCCTAACTTCTGTATTGGTGCTtatatttccttttccttcccttcagacACTTAAAGTAGGCAATGAAAGCCTCTGGTCTTTGCACAATGGAATACAAAGTTCAAGCTGTGGCACAGAGGTCTGCAGTTGCCTTTGCTAAATgtgattatttttgttttcagtgacCACAAGGTTTTTCTAGGAAAGTGATAGGGTCTACATTTTGTAAGTCCATCAGATCCTGAAACAACGTCCAAGTGGATTTCCTGATGTTGCAAATCAAATCACACCCTGAGTTCTTGTAGTGATGGTAAATCAGCATCCTCTCTAGTCTGATGTATTCCCATCGCAGCTGGATGTATGTGTGGCAAATGGGGAGATATTTGTCTCTTTAAAGTATTGTCTATCAGTGCCAGTGTTTGGAGAGTAACACCCACATCTGAATACTGGGCAGAGAGTTTCAGTGGACCCCACTGGCATCCCTTGCAGTGTGACCAGACAAGGACATTTGTGGCCAGGTGCCTGATATTTTCAGAGCTCGCTGAGCTGAAACTCTTGTCAGAAAATGCTGTATTGTTTTTAGACAGTAAAACTTAACAAGAGTTTCATTTCTACATTTCAATTGTTACCTGAGACTATTCATGATAAGAGTACACACTTCTCCCACTCCTGAGTGGCTTGATAACCTGAAAGACCTGATCTCTTGAAATGAAACTAAACTGTTTGTAGAGCCAGCTTAGAGTTTTGTAAAAACCTTACTGGGCATTTTTATTCCCTTACCTGTTAAGACTCTTTCTtaagtggttttggtttgtttttctcttttccacacCTTGGATACAGAAGTGATGTTTTTTATACAGGTCCTTAGCTCCTGATATCAGGTGATTCCAGAAATCTAGGCAGGGTATTTTCTTAACCAAATGCTGGGGTTTCACATCATGCAATTGCCCACTCAAAATTTCACAATTTCATTTTATCCCTcaagctctgctctctctcttggCAGGACTATATTTACCTTTCCCATTTCCTTCAGTTTTGCAGCTTTTGGCTTGCCTGTCTATCTGGAGTTTGCAGTTACAGTTTCTCTGCAAGCAGGCAAAGCAGGAAAGCTTTTTGTAGTCGATGTTGGCTGTTTGGATATTCACTTGCCATTGGAAGAGAGGAGGCTTTTATGGGGAGCTAAGATTTCTCTCTCAGTGTAACTCTTGAAGCCTAAGATGCAGACACATGCTGGTATTTTAATCCAGCACTGGGGGAGGCAAGTCTTGACACTTGTTACttgagcagagtgtgtccatAAATCCATTATCTGTCTCTCACATCCAGAAACAGCTTTCAACTAATTCAATATAATGTAAGAAACTGACAGTAAGTTGAGAATCTGTCATGGCCCCTATGTTATTTGAGGATGTTTTCATACCACTGTCCTGGAATGCAGTGCATTGTTTGGAATCTCTACTACAAACAGCATCAGTCAAAACAGAATagctttttttatttcttaatgTAAGGCCTTTGTCCCTTAATGATTTCCTCTGGAGTATGGTGGTTGCTAGCAAATACTAATCTGAAGTGAAGCTCATAACAGGAAGCTCTCTATTCTGAAAATAGGTCTGTTTGACTTGGTTTGCCTTCTGAAGACCAAGGGCAGAAGGTTTGTCAGCGTTACTGGCATCTGAACTGGTTCTCCAGTGTAAGCCTGGGAAGTTTCTAGGGAGGGGGGATTTTGTGAAGCAATGTGCATTGGATTTGTTTGCaaagtgtgttttttttttctgtaatctAGTGATGATACAGGATGTGTGGGGTTCTTTTTTAAACTAGTGTAGTATCATTTCTTGGTATTCTTTTCTCACTGAGGCTGCATATGGGCATGGATAATTATAACTCGTTTCAAAGTAACTTTGCTGTGCTGTTAGTGCTGGTATTTGGACAGCAGCTGTTGTATCTGAATGCTAAACATGAGTCTGCTGTAGAAATGATTTGTGCCCTAGAAGGAATTAAAGTGTATGGGGGGGTTACCAGAGTGGTGACTGAGTACAGAGATTCGTACTGTGAGCCTGCTACACAAAAACTCTAAATCACTCTCAAATGAGTTTTTGCTAACATTTGATAAACACAACCAGGTGTATTTTACACTTTATCAAGTGCCAAcgtttttctttttaaggagGGTTGAAAATTCCCTGGAGATCATGGAGGTGAGAGATAAATGTGTTGTGAATTTGCACTGTGTTTTATGTATCTAACTTTATTGATATGAGTAGttccaacaaacaaacaaagtatTTTTACTACTTGTTAAATTTTCTGTCTTTTGGTAACTTTTGTGATAACACAACCTTTCAGGGAAACTTTATCTAGAGACAAACTCTTGTGCAACCTGAAGACAAGACAAAACTAATGCAATTGTTTTTTCCTGTCTCAAAGCAAAATAATGCATTATTGCATATGCATGTGGCTAATGTGCCTTAGGATCACTACATGTGATTGTAATACTAGGATATTAGCATTTTGATCATTCAAATGGCCATTGCTTAACTCTAAGGGCTCTCCAAGAGCACTTTCTTCTACTACAGACAAAAAACTACTCACCCTTCTActtcagagaaaacaaaagctcTATCTGCTATTTGTAAGCTTACAGTTGCCTTCACTGATGGATAAGTTTGAACGTAGGTGATGTAACTAATGTGATGTTTCAGTTAGAGCTGTCACCTAACTGAAATCCAGCTGCTCATGGAAAACATTTTGCCAttaattgtgtgtgtgtgtgcgcacAAACTGTACATATACTTGACTGCTGGTGATGTTGAAAGGCAGAGATGCCTGTGGAGAGCTGTTCAAAGTCCTTTCAGAAACAAAAGTTGCAAAACACTAACCCGGATGAGTTGGGCAAGAGATGTGTAGGTGCTTTTTTGATCTCTTGCCCTTCAACAGCTTCTCCTGTTCTGTTATAGGAAATAAATTCTGCTATGGTTAGGATGTTTAGAATTGTACTAATTTGCACTGTTTATAAGATAGTGAGGTTAAAATGCCATAGGCAAGCTGAGAGTTGAGATTGGGTTGGCTCAATATGCttgccaaaaaaaaatatatatatattttataatgTCTGCTGCAAATAGCATATACTTCCCCAGAGCAATTGGAGTGGAGAAAAATCTCTTGAATCTGATGTGTAACACGGCTTTAGAGTGTTGGTAGTGTTGAAAATGCTCTCTTTGGGTGGCAGTGCTTCTGCCAGTCTTTTGTATGCAGTTTTGTAAGTTCTGACTAACTCAGTTGTATGTGGTTAGGCTGTTGGACTGGTGATCAGCACTGAATGGCTCCAACTCAAGGGTGAGTTGCACTgcacttcagtgctgtgtccctaGAGGAAGCAGTGTCAGTTCTTCTAGCACAGCTGGTCCACGCAGGTCACCATTGTGCTGGTGACCCTGGAGGGACTATATAGAATATAAGCTTTCATGTGATGCcaggaggcagagccctgggcacagttTAGTCATGGGTAATGGTTACATTTAGTGCCCCAACTTCCACAACCTCAGTTTCAACCTCTTTTGGGACTTCTCTGCCCTCTCAAACTGGAATAATGATTTAGATACGGAGCTCAAATGGACAATTCTTTTAGCCTGAACAAAATAAGGGCAAACATTGAGTTCAGAGGAGTAGAGAGAGTCATTCTGCACCTAAACAGTTCCTCTGTGTCATCCTGGACAGTCTAACAAAGGGGCAGTTTTCTATACCTAGCGAGTTGTGAAACGTACAGTGGATTTGTTTGCATTAAAAGTCTTTCTGTAATCTACTGTGGTCTGATTTTAAATAAAATAGCATATCTCTCTTGGTGTCATCTTGTGGCTTCATTTAATCATGGTGGCATTACCATGTTTTTTAATGCTAATGGTGTTTCTTGTGTGTAGCAACATTAAAACAGTTGTAGGTGAATGCAGAACATCATTGCAAGAAGACTGACTTGAATTATTCATAGTGAATCTGTGGCCTTGTGTTTAGTGCTTGGGTATAGTGAGTGCATTTTGTATGCTGATGGAAGAAAAGTGTGCTTGGAGTAGACTCTGCATGTTGTAATTGTGACAGGGAGCAAGGTGGGCTGGCCTGCCAGGTGGAATCCCTTGGCTTTTGTTTGACTTCCCTTCAATTAGCTGGAATAATGGAAGTGTTCATAAGCTCCACCTGGAAAAGctgaaggaagagggaaagccaCTTGTTTGTTAAAAAAGGAGAAACTTAGATTTCAGCCAAGACAAGTCAGGAGAAATGAGTCAGCCAGAGTTATTTAGGAATATGAGTCAGAGGGCAGAAAAGACCTGATGTAATTTTCTGTGATAATCTCTTTATTAATAGAGTGAAGTAGCAGTGTGGAATAGCAGGCCTGCTGCAGAATTACTGATCTTCTCTGGAAGAAGGTCCCTTGTTTTAATTGTTTCTTGATCCAATCCATTTGTGGTGGCTACAGAGATTTGGTAACCTGCTGATGCAGAAATAGGAAACTACAGATGAggaaaagctgctgtgctgactCAGTTCAGGTGGGCGAGGGCAGGGGATGGTGTTACATAAAAGCTGCACTTCTTTCACTTGGCTTCTCTAAGAActggcagcagcatccctggTTTTGCTGCCTGAAGAAGGTGCTTGCAAGACTTCATTCTGGCATGGGTCTGGATGAAGATCATTCCCTGTGCAAAGGAGAGGTAAGCCAGTACAGCCAGACCTTGCCAGGCTTGGGGCTCACATGTCAGTTGTGTAACAGCTAACCAAAGAAGCAAAGGCACAGAAAGGTGACTGGTGTGCCAGTGACATGCTGGCAGAAGCGCACGTGGGCTTGACGTGTCCCTTTGGAAGCCGATGCAGATCCTTTAGTAGCCCTTGTTGCTGTAATTTGAGCCCTCTTCTGGTTGTATATTAATCAACTGCGATAGGAGTCTTACAGGTGTGTTTGCCTGCCTCTCTGAGACTTTGTCACTAGAAATGACAATTGGGTTTGGTCTAAACTGAAGTTTCAGAGAAGCCTTATTGAaactctgctgctccagctggcatctTCTTCCTAAAGcaggctgtccctgggcagccttttagGAATTCACTCACCTGCAGCCAAAATCTCCTGTTTTTCTCCCTTGCCCACAGAACAAGTCACAGACTACTGAGGCTGAAAGACTTGGCAGTGCATAACTTGAACTCTGGATCCTGCTGTAAGCCAGACTCAGTTAGTGCTACGTCCCTCCAACCTGTCTAGGGTGCTGCTTTTGTGCTCTTGTAGATGATGAGTAGGAATGACTTTTCCTTCAAAGCTCAGAATTTCCTTTCACTGCATAAACTAATTCCAGACCTTGCTACATGTCCTAAACGTTGCACATTAGTGTAGCAGTGGTGGGCTAATTGCTGAGAGATTTCATTAGTCTTGGAAGAAGCCAGCATGGAGGAGGGGAGGTGACGAAGTgactgcagctcagccctggaATGAAACTTCCTGGTTGTGGAGAAAAGGCTGATTGTGGAGAAATGTGGAAATGCAATCATGACTTTTGGGCTGAGGTGTGCAATTACCTCACAGTTGCCTCGTGGTGGATGGCTAGGAAGGGGCATACAGACCACCTTTGTATTTTTGAGCTGAACTTGCACATACTTTGTAACATGATTGTATTAACCAACATTGCTGTGTTTCTCAGGTTACTTTTCTGATGGGGCTGCTCAGAAAACACTGTCACTAAAAATAGTACTGTCCAGATGCATGTACctagtgctgcaggcagctctgacgGGAAATAACCTGCCTTGCAAGTGGGTTCTACAGAGGAATGTTTTACCTGACTTCCTAGAGCATGTAACAGCAGTGTTCTCTACTCATCTGCTGGTTTTAATGGGCACAGTGGTCTGAGACACTCGTGTTCTGTAAACTCTGCTCTCTGTAGCAGTGCTGTTCCTGCACTTCAGCTGCATTGTGCTGAAGTGTCCAAACTAATTTGTGGTTACTGGAGAAtttggctgctgagggagccaaagggtggggagaggaaggTTTTGATAGCAGGAGGGTTTTGATAGCAGGCTGTTTGAAAGCTGCTGCTTGAAAAGTAAATTGTACTACCCTAACCCCAGTGGAAAGGGCAGAATGGAGTATTTCACAGCTTTCCCTTGGTTATTTTCCATTGCTTTTGCTACAGGTACAGAGTAAAATGTGTTCTTGGGAGCGAATCACGTTTAACATCTTCCTCTCTCCACAGGTGCACTAATGATGTTGAAAAGTCATTAGCAAATTGGATCCTGTACAGCAGGATGTCTTGATGGAATCTCAGAATAAGCCTTTGCATACACAGTTTGCAGTCATGATTTGTGAGTTGCTTTTGTCTGCTGTAAATAGCAAAGTGCATGAGAGCTAAGGCAGGTGTAGACTGGGCAGTAAGCTTAAAGTTGGTATAAAAATGACTTCAGCACAGAAGTCACACTTTAAATGGCTTTCAGTGATGAATTTTGGTTTTCCTGATAGTTTTGCAGACTTTGTAGGTGCTGGTCTGGGCTGTTCTACCTGCGGTGTCTGTGAGTATCCATTGAAAATGAATCATAGTGAAGCAGCAGCGGTGGGAAAGAAGTCATGTTTGCCCACAGGCTCATTCTGAAAGCCacattttacttcattttgaaTTGTTTTAAATGTAACTGTGGCTAGACTCACAGGAGTGAGCTTTGGGAAGTTCACAGTCTAGATTAATCAGTATTTCCATTATGAAATGTAGTGGTGTGA includes:
- the VPS37B gene encoding vacuolar protein sorting-associated protein 37B isoform X1; translated protein: MALDVRRLEALSVHQLSALLEDEEQLQDMAREMEEAQNVQHSKDMTLASNRSLAEGNLLYQPKLESLKSNLTAKYQELQVLFEAYQIKKTKLDRQSSNASLETLLALLQTEGAKIEEDTENMAEKFLDGEIPLDSFIDEYQSKRKLAHLRRVKIEKLQEMVLKGQRLPQAQPQAQPRAPETTPAPQDSYPSDANTPSVVPRRIPPPPPPSVPAGRFPTPFTAAMSSGPAVSYPGAPYPPLPPRPGVQPASQMPQPGYPSQFVPQYPPALPQRPPRLPPHPGFILQ
- the VPS37B gene encoding vacuolar protein sorting-associated protein 37B isoform X2, with the protein product MDGPEAQNVQHSKDMTLASNRSLAEGNLLYQPKLESLKSNLTAKYQELQVLFEAYQIKKTKLDRQSSNASLETLLALLQTEGAKIEEDTENMAEKFLDGEIPLDSFIDEYQSKRKLAHLRRVKIEKLQEMVLKGQRLPQAQPQAQPRAPETTPAPQDSYPSDANTPSVVPRRIPPPPPPSVPAGRFPTPFTAAMSSGPAVSYPGAPYPPLPPRPGVQPASQMPQPGYPSQFVPQYPPALPQRPPRLPPHPGFILQ